A region of the Mesoterricola sediminis genome:
GTGCCCACGTTCGTACGGCGCGCCCCGGCGTTGAAGAGGAAGAAGCCCAGCCCCGAGGCGGCCAGGCCCAGGTAGGCCAGGATGGCCACCTGCGCCGGGGTGGGCCGCGGGACGGCGCCGAGGCCGGGGAGGGCCAGGGCCAGGGTCACGAGGGCGGCGCCCGCGTAGAGGAGGCCCATGAGCTCCCGATCCGGCCGGCCGAGATCCCGGGCGAGGCGCCGGTACCCCACCTGGCCCAGGGCGAAGCAGGCGTTGGAGGCCTGGATGAGGAGGAAGCCCACGAGGATGCCGTGGTCCCGCACCTTGGCGCCCAGGCACACCGCCGTGCCCGCCGCCGCCAGGGCCGCCACCCCCAGGACCCGCCAGGACCAGGTCCGGTCCAGGGCGTCCCCGGCCAGGGCCACGAGCAGGGGCGTGAACACCGTGAACAGGGCCGCCTCGCTGCCCTGGAGGTAGCGGAAACCGGCCGTGTAGAACACGTACATCAGCCCGAACTGGACGGCGCCGAGCCCCGCCAGGGCCGCCCCCGCGCGCAGGCCGAGGCCCCGGGGCCGGGCCAGGGGCAGGAAGACCGCCAGGGCCAGGAGGCTGCGCACCGCCGCCACGAAGGCGGGCCCCAGCGGGGCGACCCGGGGCATCAGGCCGAAGGAGAGGGCCCAAAGGAGGGAGGCGGCGAGCAGGTAGGCCATGCTTCACTCTACCGCCCGGGTCCTCCCTTTTCCGCGGCGCCTCCGCGTCCGCCTTCCCCTGGAGGACCCCGGCGCGCCGCAAAACCGAGAGAAAGGGCGGGCGCACGCTGGGACCCGGGGAGGCCGCGGAGAAGGGCTTTTTATTCCGGACCTGCCTATACTGGGGCCAACCTCCAGCACCCAGGACCATGGCCGGCTCCCCACCCCAG
Encoded here:
- a CDS encoding EamA family transporter, whose translation is MAYLLAASLLWALSFGLMPRVAPLGPAFVAAVRSLLALAVFLPLARPRGLGLRAGAALAGLGAVQFGLMYVFYTAGFRYLQGSEAALFTVFTPLLVALAGDALDRTWSWRVLGVAALAAAGTAVCLGAKVRDHGILVGFLLIQASNACFALGQVGYRRLARDLGRPDRELMGLLYAGAALVTLALALPGLGAVPRPTPAQVAILAYLGLAASGLGFFLFNAGARRTNVGTLAVFNNAKIPLAILAAALVFGERVAWLRLAAGGSLIAGALLLAGRTRPGAQRK